The Osmerus eperlanus chromosome 12, fOsmEpe2.1, whole genome shotgun sequence genome has a segment encoding these proteins:
- the cby1 gene encoding protein chibby homolog 1 isoform X2: MTTLVKMPLFGNTFSPKKTPPRKSASLSNLHTLDRSTREIELGLEYGAPAMTIGGQSLKFEDGQWIAESGGNVSGKDVQRLKKRNLQLEEENNLLKLKIDLLLDMLWFFFALF; encoded by the exons ATGACAACGCTGGTGAAAATGCCCCTCTTTGGGAATACCTTCAGCCCGAAGAAGACTCCTCCTCGCAAATCTGCTTCTCTTTCCAATCTGCACACA TTGGACCGCTCAACGAGGGAAATAGAACTTGGTCTTGAGTACGGAGCACCTGCAATGACCATTGGGGGCCAGAGCTTGAAGTTTGAAGATGGACAGTGGATTGCCG AGTCTGGGGGCAATGTTTCTGGCAAAGACGTTCAGAGGCTAAAGAAGAGGAATTTGCAACTGGAAGAGGAGAACAACCTTCTAAAGCTTAAGATTGACCTCCTGCTGGACATG TTATGGTTCTTCTTTGCTCTTTTTTAA
- the pdap1a gene encoding pdgfa associated protein 1a, giving the protein MPRGGKKGHKGRGKQFSNPEEIDRQMKAQRELEANGGVEKESSGSEDESSSDEDCENKKKSGVEGLIEIENPNRVSQKNKKVTELDVNAPKELSRREREEIEKQKAKERYMKLHLEGKTDQARADLARLAIIKKQREDAAKKRDDLKKDKDEESKSKR; this is encoded by the exons ATGCCAAGAGGCG GAAAAAAGGGTCACAAGGGTCGGGGCAAGCAGTTCAGCAACCCCGAGGAGATCGACCGACAGATGAAGGCACAGAGAGAGTTG GAGGCAAACGGTGGTGTAGAAAAAGAAAGCTCAGGATCTGAAGATGAAAGTAGCAGTGATGAGGACTGTGAA AACAAGAAGAAAagtggggtggaggggctaATTGAGATTGAAAATCCCAACCGTGTGTCCCAGAAGAATAAGAAGGTTACAGAACTTGACGTCAATGCACCCAAAGAGCTCTCTCGCAGAGAGAG AGAGGAGATTGAGAAGCAGAAGGCTAAGGAGCGCTACATGAAGCTCCACTTAGAGGGGAAGACGGACCAGGCGCGGGCTGATCTGGCCAGGCTGGCCATAAtcaagaagcagagagaggatgcagCCAAAAAGAGAGATGATCTCAAGAAAG ATAAAGATGAGGAGTCCAAGTCAAAACGCTAG
- the plbd1b gene encoding LOW QUALITY PROTEIN: phospholipase B-like 1 (The sequence of the model RefSeq protein was modified relative to this genomic sequence to represent the inferred CDS: inserted 1 base in 1 codon): MAELQEASLYWDSVQKSVILKDGVMEREGDAYGYYNDTLFLTGWGVLEIRAGYGETSENDEITCFLAGYLEGFLTAEQMFSHYSNMYPQLIKDHNVLDPLKNFLSEQDLWTREQVRKKKNSDPLWQHAGLILAQLDGLQAGAAHWAKSRQREPLSKFAVQFLNGVGDLLDLIPALAPRTNSSAGQGPFRMPGMGHCSALIKVLPGFENLLFAHSSWYTYAATXRIYKHWDFRLADKHTATGRMSFSSYPGCLMSLDDFYLLGSGLLMTQTTNSVFNTSLFRRVTSHSLLAWQRVRLAHALANTGKQWARIFSRYNSGTYNSQYMVLDLKQVSLGRSISEGALMVVEQIPGLVLHSDQSQALRLGYWPSYNVPFHAHIYTLSGYGVMKQRHGEEFSYDLNSRAKIFRRDQARVTSLTSLKRIMRYNNYKTDPYSKRHPCKTICCRNDLRLKIPCPGGCYDTKVTDYQMARQLAAEAVNGPTTQGGLPPFSWSRFNLTVHQGLPHTYNYSFVTLQPSLHP; encoded by the exons atGGCAGAACTCCAAGAGGCCTCTTTGTATTGGGACTCTGTCCAGAAGAGCGTGATCCTAAAGGAcggggtgatggagagggagggggacgctTACGGATACTACAATGACACGCTGTTTCTGACCGGCTGGGGGGTACTGGAAATCCGCGCTGGGTACGGGGAGACCTCGGAGAACGACGAGATCACCTGCTTCCTTGCAGGGTACCTGGAGGGATTCCTAACAGCGGA GCAGATGTTCAGTCACTACTCCAATATGTATCCCCAGCTCATCAAGGACCACAATGTTTTGGACCCCTTAAAAAACTTCCTAAG TGAGCAGGACTTGTGGACCAGGGAGCaggtgaggaaaaaaaaaaacagtgaccCCTTGTGGCAGCATGCAGGATTGATCCTGGCTCAACTGGACGGACTACAGGCGGGTGCTGCACACTGGGCAAagagtagacagagagag CCCCTGTCAAAGTTTGCTGTCCAGTTTTTGAATGGGGTTGGAGACCTGTTGGACCTCATCCCAGCCCTGGCACCACGCACCAACAGTTCTGCTGGCCAGGGCCCCTTCAGGATGCCAGGCATGGGCCACTGCTCTGCTCTcataaag GTGCTGCCAGGTTTTGAGAACCTTCTGTTTGCCCACTCCAGCTGGTACACTTATGCTGCCA TGCGCATATACAAACACTGGGACTTCAGGCTGGCAGATAAACACACGGCTACGGGCAGGATGTCTTTCAGCAGCTACCCTG GTTGTCTGATGTCATTGGATGACTTCTACCTCCTGGGCAGTGGTCTGCTGATGACTCAGACCACCAACAGTGTGTTCAACACCTCTCTGTTCCGCCGGGTTACCTCACATAGCCTACTGGCGTGGCAGAGGGTGAGGCTGGCTCACGCCTTGGCAAACACAGGGAAGCAATGGGCACGGATCTTCTCCAGGTACAACTCAG GAACCTATAACAGCCAGTACATGGTGTTGGACCTGAAGCAGGTCTCATTAGGTCGGAGTATCAGTGAGGGTGCTCTGATGGTGGTGGAACAGATCCCTGGACTGGTGCTGCACTCTGACCAATCCCAGGCCCTGAGGCTAG GCTATTGGCCGTCCTATAACGTGCCATTCCATGCGCACATCTACACCCTGAGTGGCTACGGAGTGATGAAGCAAAGACATGGAGAAGAGTTTTCTTACGACCTCAATTCACGAGCTAAGATCTTTAGAAGAGACCAGGCCAGAGtcaccagcctcacctccctcaAACGCATCATGAGATACAACA ACTACAAGACGGACCCATACTCCAAGCGACATCCCTGTAAAACCATCTGTTGCCGTAACGACCTGAGGCTGAAAATACCATGCCCTGGAGGTTGCTATGACACCAAG gTGACAGACTACCAGATGGCTCGTCAGTTGGCAGCAGAGGCGGTGAATGGTCCGACCACTCAGGGGGGTCTACCCCCCTTCTCCTGGTCGCGCTTCAACCTCACTGTCCACCAGGGCCTGCCACACACGTATAACTACAGCTTTGTTACCCTACAACCCTCCCTACACCCCTAG
- the cby1 gene encoding protein chibby homolog 1 isoform X1, producing the protein MTTLVKMPLFGNTFSPKKTPPRKSASLSNLHTLDRSTREIELGLEYGAPAMTIGGQSLKFEDGQWIAESGGNVSGKDVQRLKKRNLQLEEENNLLKLKIDLLLDMLSETTAESHLMEKELEEVKNHQRRAK; encoded by the exons ATGACAACGCTGGTGAAAATGCCCCTCTTTGGGAATACCTTCAGCCCGAAGAAGACTCCTCCTCGCAAATCTGCTTCTCTTTCCAATCTGCACACA TTGGACCGCTCAACGAGGGAAATAGAACTTGGTCTTGAGTACGGAGCACCTGCAATGACCATTGGGGGCCAGAGCTTGAAGTTTGAAGATGGACAGTGGATTGCCG AGTCTGGGGGCAATGTTTCTGGCAAAGACGTTCAGAGGCTAAAGAAGAGGAATTTGCAACTGGAAGAGGAGAACAACCTTCTAAAGCTTAAGATTGACCTCCTGCTGGACATG TTGTCAGAAACAACAGCAGAATCCCACCTGATGGAGAAAGAACTGGAGGAAGTGAAGAATCATCAACGTAGGGCAAAGTGA